The Nasonia vitripennis strain AsymCx chromosome 5 unlocalized genomic scaffold, Nvit_psr_1.1 chr5_random0003, whole genome shotgun sequence genome has a window encoding:
- the LOC116417812 gene encoding uncharacterized protein LOC116417812, with the protein MYNVSNVDDCWEMDLCDMQALKTYNDNFAYLLVVIDILSKYAWVEPLYDKSVKSVVSAFDKILKRANGRSPALVQTNKVARNPDVKAAVVERLNRTLNERMFSGIKMIPAKVNMRNADEARKNLQKRALSQRKQSRVGIYRVGEHVRISRTKGTFDKGYEKNYSEEIFRVHKVSRRQNLYTY; encoded by the exons ATGTACAATGTCAGTAATGTGGATGATTGTTGGGAGATGGATTTGTGTGACATGCAGGCTCTCAAAACTTACAACGATAACTTTGCATATCTTCTTGTCGTAATAGATATTCTTAGTAAATACGCTTGGGTCGAGCCGCTTTATGACAAAAGTGTCAAGAGCGTCGTAAGTGCTTTTGATAAAATCCTAAAAAGAGCTAATGGTCGCTCACCTGCACTTGTACAAACAAATAAAG TTGCACGTAATCCTGACGTTAAAGCAGCAGTTGTGGAACGTCTTAATCGAACCCTCAATGAAAGAATGTTTAG TGGTATAAAAATGATTCCTGCCAAAGTGAATATGCGAAACGCCGATGAGGCTAGAAAAAATTTACAGAAAAGAGCACTAAGTCAGCGTAAACAGTCTAGAGTAGGTATATATAGAGTAGGTGAGCACGTTCGCATCAGTCGAACAAAAGGTACCTTCGACAAAGGATACGAGAAGAACTACAGCGAAGAGATCTTTAGAGTACATAAAGTTTCACGTCGACAGAATCTTTATACCTACTAA
- the LOC116417813 gene encoding uncharacterized protein F54H12.2-like, protein MAFLHSNSCECIKSELDLFTLPPTQTSVENSQFIHYKPVSSLTDDGPLKFVVPGGSDYLDLAHTMLSIRLQILPNVEIAANESTREYSKVAPVNNLLHSLFNQIDVFFNQKLVSPPNNAYPYRAYIETLLNYSAPTMNSHLTSALWYLDTPGNMETPPNIPVTDPTANKGNVYRQYFSINGQTVDLIGHLHCDVFNQNKFLLNGVELRLRLVRSKDAFCLMHASDNDKFNVHIKEASLIVRRVKVSPGIMLAHANTLAKATAKYPINRVEVKAFTLHSGVHGDTLDNVILDQIPKRIIIGFVDNRAFNGNRKFNPFNFQHFNINYLSLYVDGVQIPSKPLQPRFTGSKPIFVECYHTLFSGTEIHFLNESLTVTRTDYNKDYCFFAFDLTPDLSANLAFHWNLIKHGSVRVEVKFEHALAATINCIIYAEYDNVLEIDSSRQIITDFNA, encoded by the coding sequence ATGGCTTTTCTGCATTCAAACTCATGCGAGTGCATCAAATCcgaattagatttatttactttaccACCAACGCAAACGTCAGTGGAAAATTCACAATTCATACATTATAAGCCCGTTTCATCTCTTACCGACGATGGACCATTGAAATTTGTCGTTCCAGGAGGAAGTGATTATCTTGATCTTGCGCATACAATGCTCAGCATACGCCTGCAGATATTACCTAATGTTGAAATTGCGGCTAATGAGAGTACCAGAGAGTACTCTAAGGTAGCACCAGTGAATAATCTTTTACACTCACTCTTTAATCAGATAGATGTGTTCTTTAATCAAAAACTAGTATCGCCTCCAAATAATGCATATCCATACCGTGCATACATCGAAACACTGCTAAATTATTCAGCGCCTACAATGAATTCTCATCTTACATCAGCACTCTGGTATTTAGATACTCCTGGTAATATGGAGACACCACCCAACATTCCAGTCACTGATCCAACAGCAAATAAGGGAAACGTTTATCGTcagtatttttcaattaacggCCAAACTGTTGATCTAATTGGACATTTACATTGCGatgtttttaatcaaaataagtttttgCTAAATGGTGTTGAACTACGCTTACGATTAGTGAGAAGTAAGGATGCTTTTTGCTTGATGCATGCATCTGATAACGACAAATTTAACGTACATATTAAAGAAGCATCACTGATTGTACGTCGTGTTAAAGTGAGTCCAGGGATTATGTTAGCACATGCGAACACTCTCGCAAAAGCCACGGCTAAATATCCAATAAATCGTGTAGAAGTAAAAGCATTTACATTGCACAGTGGTGTTCATGGCGATACACTTGACAATGTTATCCTAGACCAGATTCctaaaagaataatcatcGGTTTCGTAGATAATAGAGCATTTAATGGGAATAGAAAGTTCAAtccttttaattttcaacatttcaaCATAAACTATCTTTCACTTTATGTGGATGGAGTACAGATTCCCAGCAAACCGCTACAGCCACGATTTACAGGGAGTAAACCAATATTCGTAGAATGTTATCACACATTATTCTCTGGTACGGAAATACACTTTCTGAATGAATCACTGACAGTTACACGAACAGATTACAATAAGGACTAttgcttttttgcttttgatcTAACACCTGATTTATCTGCAAACTTAGCGTTTCATTGGAATCTTATCAAGCATGGTAGTGTTCGAGTAGAAGTCAAATTTGAACACGCTCTAGCAGCAACAATTAACTGCATAATTTATGCCGAATATGACAATGTCTTGGAAATAGATTCAAGTCGACAAATCATAACGGATTTCAATGCTTAG